The following nucleotide sequence is from Glycine max cultivar Williams 82 chromosome 9, Glycine_max_v4.0, whole genome shotgun sequence.
ATCCTTCGACAAAATGGATAACATCCGATCCATATTTGACATGAACATTAATGATTTGAATTCTTGTAAAAATTATGGTTATAGGATATTCGACATATACaatgtttttaattgattaaaaaaatgttagtttcTTTTTGTCTATACGTAAGTTtgagtaaatttaaatttatgaggataatttttttttattatacttataatcaatataaaatataatattttcttagattgataatatatataatcaattaaaaaaaagtaatagacGTAAGATTGAATTTTCGAATATTGTgagataaaaaacttaaaattttaagtgaatgaATGAAGCCAAAGCCGTAAGTAGTAAGTACTGTACCTAAAGAAACTCCCGACTTGTTTCCCCCGCTGTCTTCTCGATCCTTCCTGGGTCCACCCGAAATCACTTTCACGTTTCAcgtttcccttttctttttcttctcttcgtTTTCCCACTTCGCTGGAGTTTCCCATATATACTCGCATTCTAGACCCTTCCAATTTCATCCTCAACaaccattattattattcccACCATAAATCTAATTGGATTAAAACTTTAAAAGATTATTTcggcataaaaaataaaaaaagtttcgCGTGTATTTTCGCGCATTCAGAATTTGATGGCGAAGTTTGGCGAGGGCGACAAGCGGTGGATCGTGGCGGAGCGTCCCGACGGCACTAACGTGCACAACTGGCACTGGGCGGAGACCAACTGCCTCGAGTGGTCCAGAACCTTCTTCAAGAACAATTTCAGTAACGTCGCCGTCGGTGGCGGCGACGGCGATGCCACCATCACGATCAAGAAGGTGGAGAAGCTCGATGGCGAGGCCTACGTGAACGTCCGCAAGGGGAAGGTGATCCCCGGGTACGAGATCAGCGTGAGGCTCGCGTGGGAGGGCGAGGCGCGGGACGCCAACGGGAAGGTTCTGCAGAGAGTCGACGGCGCCGTCGAGATCCCCTACATCTCCGACGAGAACGCCGGAGAGGATCCGGAAATTAAGGTTACGGTGAAAGAAAACGGTGAAATTGGGAATAAACTGAAGGAGGTGATGTCGAAGAAGGGGAGGGTGGTGGTTTTGGAGAaggttagggtttgggtggAGAGCATGGCGAAGGGTGGGCCCGTGAAGGACGAGCTCGAAGCGAAGAAGGTTGCGGTACctcacaacaaaaacaacactaGTAGTAGTAATGGTGATAACAATGATTTGAAGAAGGAAGAGGTTAACAAGAGTGAGGGGAAGAAGGGGTTTAAGTTGATTAGTTTGACTGAGAAGTTTAATTGTAGGGCGAGGGATTTGTTTGAGATTCTGATGGATGAGAATAGGTGGAGGGGTTTTACGCAGAGCAATGCGAGGATTAGTAAGGAGGTTGGAGGAGAGTTTAGTATTTTCGACGGGTCGGTGACGGGGAAGAATTTGGAGTTGGAGGAAGGGATGTTGATTGTGCAGAGATGGAGGTTTGGGAGCTGGCCTGATGGGATTGAATCCATGGTAAGAATTATGAAGCTTGTGAATTTATTTGAGTTTAGTATTGTGGCTTGTGGTTTTTGTGTGTGCTGTTTTTGGATTGGTTTTTGTAGTGTGATGTATGTTCTTGTAAGAATCAGAATTTGATAGTAAGAGTGGTGTAAGAACATATTCTAAAGCTAATTTTGATAAACCAATAGGGTTGGGTTTAGTGGGTTAGTCTCTTATAATTGGACGGTGGAGTCAATGTATTccaattaaattctattttgaagaactttctcatgaaacttttaacaagttctttcaaaagtcTGCTTTGTAAGTTTTACTATAAAACTTgccaaataatttttcttaagcTTATTTTGAGAAGGAAAATGATGGTTGGGCACTCATATGTTACTTGACACCTAGAGAGATAAAGAGATAACAAAGAGGTAACAAAGAGAAAAGTGTAAGTATGATGGATGATATGATGCTAAGGAAAGTGTTAATGGGGATTTTGTTATAGACCGGTGTTCAAATATCATTACTCTTTTGGGAAGTTTGAGCTTATGATGCAAGATCTTCAATGCTTTTGGCTATTAAGTTTTAATCAAGTGATTGTTTGCTAAATTCTGAGTTTATATAGTAAATTTAATCATGAGATTTATTGATATACATATAAAGGTTTTGATATGTTTTGTCAAGAAATTTATGGAAATAAACTGAAGAGTTTATAAGAGGTATGCTATTTTTATAAGCCTAAATACATTATCTAGAAGCTCTTCCTGATGTCTAAAGTTTATTATGGGTATGTTTGGGTAAGCTTCTTTAGAAAGCATttctaagagaaaaaaaataataagatgagCTCCTCCCTAAGTTAAAATGAGCTCTCCATTAGTTAATTTGTAGAAACTCTCTCATATAAGTTCTCTAAAAGATGAGAGGACATTTACAGATTAGCTAATGGTTAGCTAATGAAGAACTCATTTTAGCTTATGGAGAAGCTCatttcattttgttcttattttttttcctagaagTGTTTCTAGATAAGCTTACCCAAACAATGTTTGCTTCACCATACTGAAAGTGCTGTGGTTGTGGTGTTGTGTTCTTAtgtagtgtttgtttctgaatggTTGTGAATTTTGTAGGTGAGGATTATGTTTGAGGAGCCTGAAGATGGAGTCACTGTTGTTAAGCTCACACATAGTGATGTCCCTGAAGAAGACAGGTGAGTCAGTGTTTAATCAATTCAGTTTgggtttgaaatttgttttgctCGATCGAGTTACCGTTATGTGGTTACTTGCAAATGCAGATATGGAAATGCAACTGTGGTGGAGAACACAGAGAGGGGTTGGCGGGATCTCATTTTCCAAAGGATACGAACTGCGTTTGGTTTTGGAATTTGAGATtttccaaatattatttatgttgtagaatttttcattttcttttcaagagattttgtttttttttttcagcaagAAAAGATTATTGGATTGGCAATTTCCCACGAAAGACGAAGTGTCTTTTGCAATGATTTCGCAAATTGACTCTTGCTCAATTGAATGGTCTTGCTGGCTGTATCTCTTGTTAGAAATGTGAGCTGTCATCATTCATCAATGTGATCTCATTGTTCATCTCATTAAACTTTTGTTATACAATGAAAGGGTTACAAATTCAGTTGGAGCTAAATTGCTCCCATTTACCATCTTTACTAAATGAAGACTTGCGAATTTCCAGCTGCATGTGTTAATTCCTACTTAATTTCCAGCTGCATAGTGCTTTTAGTTATGTTGAAATTGGATATATTCAAATGGGTCTTGGAGTAATTGCCATGAACCTCAGCGAGGGCGACAAGCGGTGGATCGTGGCGGAGCGTCCCGACGGCACTAACGTGCACAACTGGCACTGGGCGGAGACCAACTGCCTCGAGTGGTCCAGAACCTTCTTCAAGAACAATTTCAGTAACGTCGCCGTCGGTGGCGGCGACGGCGATGCCACCATCACGATCAAGAAGGTGGAGAAAGCTCGATGGCGAGGCCTACGTGAACGTCCGCAAGGGGAAGGTGATCCCCGGGTACGAGATCAGCGTGAGGCTCGCGTGGGAGGGCGAGGCGCGGGACGCCAACGGGAAGGTTCTGCAGAGAGTCGACGGCGCCGTCGAGATCCCCTACATCTCCGACGAGAACGCCGGAGAGGATCCGGAAATTAAGGTTACGGTGAAAGAAAACGGTGAAATTGGGAATAAACTGAAGGAGGTGATGTCGAAGAAGGGGAGGGTGGTGGTTTTGGAGAaggttagggtttgggtggAGAGCATGGCGAAGGGTGGGCCCGTGAAGGACGAGCTCGAAGCGAAGAAGGTTGCGGTACctcacaacaaaaacaacactaGTAGTAGTAATGGTGATAACAATGATTTGAAGAAGGAAGAGGTTAACAAGAGTGAGGGGAAGAAGGGTTTAAGTTGATTAGTTTGACTGAGAAGTTTAATTGTAGGGCGAGGGATTTGTTTGAGATTCTGATGGATGAGAATAGGTGGAGGGGTTTTACGCAGAGCAATGCGAGGATTAGTAAGGAGGTTGGAGGAGAGTTTAGTATTTTCGACGGGTCGGTGACGGGGAAGAATTTGGAGTTGGAGGAAGGGATGTTGATTGTGCAGAGATGGAGGTTTGGGAGCTGGCCTGATGGGATTGAATCCATGGTAAGAATTATGAAGCTTGTGAATTTATTTGAGTTTAGTATTGTGGCTTGTGGTTTTTGTGTGTGCTGTTTTTGGATTGGTTTTTGTAGTGTGATGTATGTTCTTGTAAGAATCAGAATTTGATAGTAAGAGTGGTGTAAGAACATATTCTAAAGCTAATTTTGATAAACCAATAGGGTTGGGTTTAGTGGGTTAGTCTCTTATAATTGGACGGTGGAGTCAATGTATTccaattaaattctattttgaagaactttctcatgaaacttttaacaagttctttcaaaagtcTGCTTTGTAAGTTTTACTATAAACTTgccaaataatttttcttaagcTTATTTTGAGAAGGAAAATGATGGTTGGGCACTCATATGTTACTTGACACCTAGAGAGATAAAGAGATAACAAAGAGGTAACAAAGAGAAAAGTGTAAGTATGATGGATGATATGATGCTAAGGAAAGTGTTAATTGGGGATTTTGTTATAGACCGGTGTTCAAATATCATTACTCTTTTGGGAAGTTTGAGCTTATGATGCAAGATCTTCAATGCTTTTGGCTATTAAGTTTTAATCAAGTGATTGTTTGCTAATTCTGAGTTTATATAGTAAATTAATCATGAGATTTATTGATATACATATAAAGGTTTTGATATGTTTTGTCAAGAAATTTATGGAAATAACTGAAGAGTTTATAAGAGGTATGCTATTTTATAAGCCTAAATACATTATCTAGAAGCTCTTCCTGATGTCTAAAGTTTATTATGGGTATGTTTGGGTAAGCTTCTTTAGAAAGCATttctaagagaaaaaaaataataagatgagCTCCTCCTAAGTTAAAATGAGCTCTCCATTAGTTAATTTGTAGAAACTCTCTCATATAAGTTCTCTAAAAGATGAGAGGACATTTACAGATTAGCTAATGGTTAGCTAATGAAGAACTCATTTTAGCTTATGGAGAAGCTCatttcattttgttcttatttttttttcctagaagTGTTTCTAGATAAGCTTACCCAAACAATGTTTGCTTCACCATACTGAAAGTGCTGTGGTTGTGGTGTTGTGTTCTTAtgtagtgtt
It contains:
- the LOC100775568 gene encoding activator of 90 kDa heat shock protein ATPase homolog; the protein is MAKFGEGDKRWIVAERPDGTNVHNWHWAETNCLEWSRTFFKNNFSNVAVGGGDGDATITIKKVEKLDGEAYVNVRKGKVIPGYEISVRLAWEGEARDANGKVLQRVDGAVEIPYISDENAGEDPEIKVTVKENGEIGNKLKEVMSKKGRVVVLEKVRVWVESMAKGGPVKDELEAKKVAVPHNKNNTSSSNGDNNDLKKEEVNKSEGKKGFKLISLTEKFNCRARDLFEILMDENRWRGFTQSNARISKEVGGEFSIFDGSVTGKNLELEEGMLIVQRWRFGSWPDGIESMVRIMFEEPEDGVTVVKLTHSDVPEEDRYGNATVVENTERGWRDLIFQRIRTAFGFGI